A portion of the Aerosakkonema funiforme FACHB-1375 genome contains these proteins:
- a CDS encoding esterase-like activity of phytase family protein, with protein sequence MAIATQIGQSTVDSSATFGGTTIGGLSGLTFDGSNFYAISDDKSNVRFYTLNIDLSSAALPVTFTGVTLLRDSTNNLFVSDVADPEGITFAGGGNIFVSSEGMFSTSTPQFINRFNIASGIQNFSLPIPTPKYDVSPADTSNGIRNNRGFESVSITPDQQFLFTTTEVALEQDSTSDNGSPSRIVKYNLSTNSIEGEFVYNSDSGNGVSDLLALDGNTLLAIDRHVDLGFGKIYQISLQGATDVKNNPSLIASGLGGITLASKTLVLNGLFANYEGMTLGPILPNGKRSLILVSDNDFGLGFGLSTQFAAYEINSAPLLNNSGSPTLTAINEDDITNTGTLVSHIIASGAGGNPITDSDPNDPEGIAVTAVDNTNGTWQFSTNGGSNWTAFGTPSESAARLLASNANTRIRFVPNADYNGIVNSGITFHAWDGTTGTNGNTANITTSGTGGLFSFSTATETASITVNPAGPTPPLSVVINEVAWMGTQADFNDEWIELFNPTGSAIDLSNWTLTSNDGNPNITIPAGKTIGAGGYFLLERTVDNTVSDISADLIYTGALVNSGESLTLQDSKSNVVDTANIDGGAWPAGVNFSANARFTMERISAKAADTDSNWRTNDGINQNGKDAAGNVIHGTPRSANSLGAIPTLSIDDVTVNETDSGTTNATFTVSLSNANSQTISVDYLTADGTATSPNDYTVTKGSLTFLPGETKKTAIVPVVGDILNESNETFFVNLSNPSKAAIAVSKGQATITDNDPLPTLSIGNITITEGDSGTSNATFTVSLSTISGQTVAVDYITTNGTASDTSDYTASKGTVTFKAGETTQNITIPILGDTVNESQENFFVALSNPSNASIAVAKGEGIINDNDPLPSLSIDNVTVTEGNNATFTVSLAAISGKTISVDYFSSNGTATSPNDYTTTQGTVTFKAGETKQNIFIPVVDDSLTETQENFFVSLTNPNNATIGVAKGQATIIDNDAVNNPPVNTVPGIQSTNEDNALTFNAANGNLIAIADPDAGNNPVQVTLNASNGILNLSGTNGLNFSGGNNGSANMIFSGTISNINTALNGTIFTPSPNYNGAANIQIITNDLGNTGTGGALSDTDSVNITVNSVNDAPIVVAPIPNQTATATTPFNFTFAANTFSDVDIGDTLSYTATLFNGDPLPTWLSFDRITRTFSGTPNVNNVGTIRLQLTAKDGSGASVSNLFDLVVNDSLPITTPTPPTPPTPPTP encoded by the coding sequence ATGGCGATCGCAACTCAGATCGGGCAGTCAACAGTTGATTCATCTGCAACTTTTGGTGGAACGACTATCGGTGGTTTATCGGGTCTTACCTTTGATGGCAGCAATTTCTATGCTATTTCTGACGACAAAAGCAATGTGCGCTTTTACACCCTGAATATCGATCTGAGTTCGGCGGCTTTACCAGTTACTTTCACAGGCGTGACCCTGCTGAGAGACTCAACTAATAACCTTTTTGTTTCAGATGTTGCAGACCCAGAAGGAATTACCTTTGCTGGCGGTGGGAATATATTTGTTTCTTCAGAAGGAATGTTTTCCACAAGTACACCCCAATTTATCAATCGGTTCAATATAGCATCAGGTATTCAAAACTTTTCTCTGCCTATCCCTACTCCTAAATATGACGTATCGCCAGCAGATACTAGCAATGGTATCCGCAATAATCGGGGTTTTGAAAGCGTATCGATTACTCCTGACCAACAGTTTTTATTTACAACGACAGAAGTTGCCTTAGAACAAGATTCCACATCAGATAATGGCAGCCCTTCTCGCATAGTCAAATATAACTTATCTACTAACTCTATAGAAGGAGAATTTGTCTATAACTCCGATTCTGGCAATGGTGTTTCCGATCTTTTGGCATTGGATGGAAATACCCTCCTCGCCATAGACCGCCATGTTGATTTGGGTTTTGGCAAAATATATCAAATATCGTTACAAGGGGCGACTGATGTAAAAAATAATCCCAGTTTGATAGCTTCTGGCCTTGGGGGTATTACATTAGCGTCAAAAACTCTTGTCCTTAACGGGCTATTTGCCAATTATGAAGGCATGACATTGGGGCCAATTTTGCCGAATGGAAAGCGATCGCTCATTCTTGTCAGCGATAATGATTTCGGTTTGGGTTTTGGCTTATCTACTCAGTTTGCTGCTTATGAAATCAACAGCGCTCCCCTCCTCAATAACAGCGGGTCGCCAACTCTAACAGCAATCAACGAAGACGATATTACTAACACAGGCACTTTAGTTTCTCACATTATTGCCAGTGGTGCTGGTGGCAACCCAATTACCGACAGCGACCCCAACGACCCAGAAGGAATTGCAGTAACGGCAGTAGATAATACCAACGGCACTTGGCAATTTTCCACCAACGGCGGTAGCAACTGGACAGCCTTCGGCACTCCCTCAGAAAGTGCCGCGAGGTTACTAGCATCGAATGCTAATACCAGAATTCGTTTTGTCCCCAACGCTGACTACAACGGTATCGTTAACTCAGGCATTACCTTTCACGCTTGGGATGGCACAACTGGCACTAATGGCAATACAGCAAACATTACTACTAGCGGAACTGGAGGGTTATTCTCCTTCAGTACCGCTACCGAAACAGCCAGCATCACTGTTAACCCAGCTGGTCCCACGCCGCCTTTAAGCGTGGTTATTAACGAAGTCGCTTGGATGGGAACTCAGGCTGATTTCAACGATGAATGGATCGAACTTTTCAATCCTACTGGAAGTGCGATCGATTTGAGCAATTGGACGCTGACATCTAACGATGGCAATCCCAACATCACGATTCCGGCTGGGAAAACAATTGGCGCTGGTGGATACTTCCTTTTAGAGCGCACTGTTGATAACACAGTTAGCGACATTTCTGCTGACTTAATCTACACAGGCGCATTAGTTAATAGTGGCGAATCGCTCACCCTACAAGACAGTAAAAGTAATGTAGTTGATACTGCCAATATTGATGGCGGTGCATGGCCTGCTGGAGTAAATTTTAGCGCCAATGCTCGGTTTACAATGGAACGAATTTCGGCTAAAGCTGCCGATACAGACAGTAATTGGCGCACCAACGATGGGATTAACCAAAATGGCAAAGATGCTGCTGGTAATGTAATTCACGGTACACCCAGGTCTGCTAATTCCCTCGGCGCTATTCCGACACTTAGTATCGATGATGTGACTGTTAACGAAACAGATAGCGGTACTACCAACGCCACATTTACCGTTTCTCTTTCTAATGCCAACAGTCAAACTATTTCTGTTGATTATCTTACTGCTGATGGTACGGCTACCTCGCCAAATGATTACACTGTTACTAAAGGTAGTCTGACTTTTCTACCAGGAGAAACCAAAAAAACTGCGATCGTTCCCGTAGTTGGCGATATTCTAAATGAAAGTAACGAGACTTTTTTTGTTAATTTAAGCAATCCCAGTAAAGCTGCGATCGCAGTTAGCAAGGGACAAGCCACAATTACTGATAATGACCCTTTACCGACGCTTTCTATCGGTAACATTACTATTACTGAAGGTGACAGCGGTACCAGCAATGCTACTTTTACAGTTAGTCTTTCTACTATTTCCGGTCAAACTGTCGCTGTAGATTACATTACAACTAATGGTACTGCCAGCGATACTTCTGATTACACTGCTAGTAAAGGCACTGTTACGTTTAAAGCTGGAGAAACTACACAAAATATTACTATTCCCATCCTTGGCGACACCGTTAACGAAAGCCAAGAAAACTTTTTTGTTGCTCTTAGCAATCCCAGCAACGCTAGTATTGCTGTCGCTAAGGGAGAAGGCATTATTAATGATAACGATCCGCTACCGAGTTTATCTATTGATAACGTCACTGTTACCGAAGGCAACAACGCTACTTTTACGGTTAGCCTTGCTGCTATTTCCGGTAAAACTATCAGCGTTGATTACTTTTCTAGCAACGGAACTGCTACTTCCCCAAATGATTACACTACCACTCAAGGGACTGTCACATTTAAAGCTGGAGAAACTAAACAAAATATTTTTATTCCAGTCGTTGATGACAGTCTGACTGAAACGCAAGAAAACTTTTTTGTAAGCTTAACTAATCCCAACAATGCTACTATAGGTGTTGCTAAGGGACAAGCCACAATTATTGATAACGATGCCGTTAATAATCCACCAGTGAATACAGTACCTGGTATTCAAAGTACGAATGAAGATAATGCTTTAACTTTCAATGCAGCTAATGGAAATTTAATTGCGATCGCCGATCCTGATGCAGGTAACAATCCAGTTCAAGTTACTTTGAATGCTAGCAACGGCATTTTAAATTTATCTGGCACGAATGGGTTGAATTTCAGCGGTGGTAATAATGGTAGTGCAAACATGATTTTCAGTGGCACAATTAGTAACATTAATACTGCGTTGAATGGCACGATATTTACGCCATCTCCTAATTATAATGGTGCTGCAAATATTCAAATTATTACTAACGATTTAGGCAATACTGGCACAGGTGGTGCTTTAAGCGATACCGATTCAGTCAATATTACTGTTAACTCAGTTAATGATGCGCCAATTGTAGTTGCACCGATTCCCAATCAAACGGCAACTGCTACTACACCCTTCAATTTTACTTTTGCAGCTAATACATTCAGCGATGTAGATATTGGTGATACTCTCTCTTACACGGCTACTCTTTTTAATGGAGATCCCTTACCTACGTGGCTAAGTTTTGACCGGATTACCCGTACTTTCAGCGGTACGCCAAATGTTAATAATGTAGGAACTATAAGACTGCAATTGACAGCAAAAGATGGTAGTGGTGCTAGCGTTAGCAATCTATTCGACCTCGTAGTTAATGACTCGTTACCAATAACTACTCCGACTCCCCCGACTCCCCCGACTCCCCCGACTCCC
- a CDS encoding tetratricopeptide repeat protein, which yields MTQEFYVSVTPIEKDKYLVRAESLAPGVRSTQEQVVWPVENWLAQAAKLLDSLPAESSPQSLAVLGQQLYSALFQGTLLNSWTTAQEIARSKPEVLRLRLSLEDDRLAHLPWELLYSGDLEKTDTVSPDSFLVLSTSVAFSRCVGKQSSPDSTQNSKGDMQGTLQILKANFSDKLDRDHRAAELHQSGIPCVLTIPPEIPDEVASTFTELVYDHISQVYPVEISLSLVRQELISIYGFDRFYWVLPILYLHPQFDGFITIPQQTLEFGEFHQSDVEEWEEFGDESMCDRFDDEEDSAFISGLLGQISKPNPTPELANQIVTESDVNPKLPAPSIDERSISVPITASSESPADVNAQPILTQTKDREEIEARNSDLKVSNSIERWYRAALSDRPLRNFLPSGNKAVLLLPIAVLLLTPLSFWLFRQRWSGVGSRSASFIYEEVATPPPQPKPSAKTSAFDIKKTSSATVSAMAVKHFKQGNLSAGQSMVKVLLDRGNIKQAKAVLTTLSKEQKSHPDISFLFGRLAWQSVRNGDKSYSLDDARRYWETAVKGRDKLPLYYNALGFAYYAQGNLNRANQTWFEALYRAEEEKVAQSESATKERTENFAQIPNKSVASHDALTAYAGLALVLKHSAKNQPIDERSRLIGEALKLRTKVMQDDPTNFKPSALQANWLWSKQAVEDWRSLLQMKR from the coding sequence ATGACTCAGGAATTTTACGTATCCGTTACACCAATAGAAAAAGACAAATACCTCGTGCGAGCAGAATCGCTAGCGCCAGGAGTGCGATCGACACAAGAGCAGGTAGTTTGGCCCGTTGAAAATTGGTTGGCCCAAGCCGCAAAACTGCTGGATTCTTTGCCAGCAGAGTCAAGTCCCCAGTCTCTGGCAGTATTGGGCCAACAGCTTTACAGTGCGCTGTTTCAAGGTACTCTGCTCAATAGCTGGACAACTGCTCAAGAAATCGCTCGATCGAAGCCAGAGGTATTGCGGTTGCGACTGAGTTTGGAAGACGATCGTTTGGCGCATCTTCCTTGGGAACTCCTTTATAGTGGCGATTTGGAAAAAACAGATACAGTTTCGCCAGATTCTTTTCTCGTCCTCAGCACCAGTGTGGCTTTTTCTCGCTGCGTTGGCAAACAATCTTCTCCAGATAGCACCCAAAATTCCAAAGGGGATATGCAAGGAACGCTGCAAATTTTGAAAGCTAATTTCTCGGATAAACTCGATCGCGACCATCGCGCAGCTGAGTTGCACCAAAGCGGTATCCCCTGCGTGCTAACTATCCCGCCAGAAATTCCCGACGAAGTTGCTTCTACCTTCACGGAGTTAGTTTACGACCACATCAGTCAAGTTTACCCAGTCGAGATTAGTTTGAGTCTGGTACGACAGGAATTAATCTCGATTTACGGTTTCGATCGCTTTTACTGGGTTTTACCTATCCTCTATCTTCACCCGCAATTTGATGGATTCATCACTATCCCCCAGCAAACGCTAGAATTTGGTGAATTCCATCAGTCTGACGTCGAGGAGTGGGAGGAATTTGGAGATGAGTCGATGTGCGATCGTTTTGATGATGAAGAAGACTCAGCTTTCATTTCCGGTCTGCTCGGTCAAATATCGAAACCAAATCCAACTCCAGAGTTAGCAAACCAAATTGTCACCGAATCGGACGTCAATCCCAAACTTCCCGCTCCGTCAATAGATGAGCGATCGATTTCCGTCCCCATTACCGCCAGTTCCGAATCTCCTGCGGATGTAAATGCTCAGCCTATTCTAACTCAGACAAAAGACCGAGAAGAAATAGAAGCGAGAAATTCCGATCTAAAAGTGAGCAATTCGATCGAAAGATGGTATAGAGCGGCTCTAAGCGATCGCCCACTTCGTAATTTTTTACCGAGCGGGAACAAAGCCGTACTACTTTTGCCTATTGCTGTATTACTTTTGACACCTTTGAGTTTCTGGCTTTTCCGCCAGCGCTGGTCTGGTGTAGGATCGCGATCGGCAAGTTTTATATATGAGGAAGTAGCTACGCCGCCTCCGCAACCTAAACCTTCAGCAAAAACTTCTGCCTTCGATATTAAAAAAACCAGTTCTGCGACTGTTAGCGCGATGGCAGTTAAACATTTTAAGCAAGGTAACTTATCGGCTGGGCAAAGCATGGTAAAAGTCTTGCTAGATAGGGGAAATATTAAACAAGCAAAAGCTGTCCTAACTACCTTATCAAAAGAGCAAAAAAGTCATCCAGATATCAGCTTTTTGTTCGGAAGATTGGCTTGGCAATCAGTGCGGAATGGAGACAAAAGTTACAGCTTAGATGATGCGCGGCGTTATTGGGAAACCGCTGTAAAAGGGCGTGACAAATTGCCGCTTTACTACAACGCGCTCGGTTTTGCTTACTATGCCCAAGGTAACTTAAATCGTGCCAATCAAACTTGGTTTGAAGCTCTTTATCGAGCTGAGGAAGAAAAAGTTGCTCAATCCGAATCAGCGACCAAAGAAAGAACGGAAAACTTCGCGCAAATACCAAACAAATCAGTTGCCAGTCACGATGCTCTAACTGCATATGCAGGATTGGCATTAGTTTTGAAGCACTCAGCTAAAAATCAGCCAATTGATGAGCGATCGCGTTTGATTGGGGAAGCGCTCAAACTGCGTACAAAGGTGATGCAAGACGATCCCACTAATTTTAAACCTTCTGCACTGCAAGCTAACTGGCTGTGGAGTAAGCAGGCGGTAGAAGATTGGCGATCGCTACTTCAAATGAAACGCTAA
- a CDS encoding thioredoxin family protein, which translates to MDRAVIKFSSEDCGICHKMSFYDQKVAEELGLQFIDVKMQDTATYRKYRKILLTQYPDKAEMGWPTYLICDSPEGEFKILGEVKGGHPKGEFRSRLQAVLDTATTS; encoded by the coding sequence ATGGATAGAGCCGTAATCAAATTTTCTTCTGAAGACTGCGGCATTTGCCATAAGATGTCGTTTTATGACCAGAAAGTAGCTGAAGAACTGGGTTTGCAATTTATCGATGTAAAAATGCAGGATACCGCCACTTACCGCAAGTATCGCAAAATTCTTTTAACCCAGTATCCGGATAAAGCAGAAATGGGATGGCCAACCTACCTGATCTGCGATTCTCCAGAAGGAGAGTTTAAAATCTTGGGAGAGGTTAAAGGCGGCCATCCTAAAGGAGAATTCAGAAGTCGGCTGCAAGCAGTTTTGGATACAGCCACTACCAGCTAG
- the pyrF gene encoding orotidine-5'-phosphate decarboxylase — protein MANNNKIIVPLDVPTQEQAIALVEKLPQVTFWKVGLELFVSTGSEILTILKERQKRIFLDLKFHDIPNTVAGACRAAGRYGVDLLTIHATAGRKALQAAKAAVAEGAAASGYSPPKLIAITLLTSLNSRDLAFDLKIPLELPEYALQMALLAQEAGLDGAVCSPQEVAQLRQTCGDRFLLVCPGVRPKWAEAGDQQRNLTPAEAIKAGADYLVIGRPITAAPDPVAAFERICDEI, from the coding sequence ATGGCCAACAATAACAAGATTATCGTTCCCTTGGATGTACCAACTCAAGAGCAAGCGATCGCTCTGGTTGAAAAACTGCCCCAGGTAACATTCTGGAAAGTCGGTTTAGAGCTATTTGTCAGTACCGGCTCGGAAATTCTGACCATCTTGAAAGAGCGACAAAAGCGCATTTTTCTGGATCTCAAATTTCACGATATCCCCAACACCGTCGCTGGTGCTTGCCGCGCTGCTGGTAGGTATGGAGTAGATTTACTCACCATCCACGCCACTGCCGGTCGTAAAGCCTTACAGGCAGCTAAGGCGGCAGTTGCGGAAGGTGCGGCTGCTTCTGGCTATTCACCACCAAAGTTAATTGCCATCACGCTATTAACAAGTTTGAATTCGCGGGATTTAGCTTTTGACCTCAAAATTCCCCTAGAATTACCAGAATATGCTTTACAGATGGCGCTGTTAGCTCAAGAAGCGGGTTTGGATGGGGCAGTTTGTTCGCCCCAAGAAGTAGCGCAATTGCGACAAACTTGCGGCGATCGCTTTCTGTTAGTATGTCCGGGAGTGCGACCGAAGTGGGCTGAAGCTGGAGATCAACAGCGAAATCTCACGCCAGCAGAAGCTATTAAAGCAGGAGCCGATTATCTGGTGATCGGTCGTCCCATCACTGCTGCACCCGATCCAGTTGCCGCTTTTGAACGCATTTGCGACGAGATTTAA
- the tyrS gene encoding tyrosine--tRNA ligase yields the protein MASHQSPSITQNLAWLYRGVSEIFPNLTDSQNRHENLVERLAQTNRPLRVKLGIDPTGADLHLGHSIPVRKLRAFQDAGHTAVLIIGDFTARIGDPTGKSEVRQQLTPAQVAQNAQTYLEQVRPILDFDTPGRLEIRYNSEWLSKLDLAKIMDLLSTMTVGQMLAKEGFALRYEKESPIYLHEFLYPLMQGYDSVAIEADVELGGTDQKFNIAVGRDLQRYFGLSPQFGMLMPILIGTDGVQKMSKSLGNYVGLREDALTMYQKLRQTPDILVEQYFELLTNIPLDTLPENPRDRQILLALDIVTQYHGKEAAEKAKEDAEKIARGKTEQAEALPEFSLENIQFPAKLFYIVSASKLCKSSSEARQKIQEGGVRLDGEKVTDVNLSFDSPASLQGRVLQVGKNKFVRLVNPN from the coding sequence ATGGCCTCCCATCAATCGCCTAGTATTACCCAAAACCTCGCCTGGTTGTACCGAGGCGTGAGTGAAATTTTTCCCAATCTTACAGATTCTCAAAATCGTCATGAAAATTTGGTCGAACGGTTAGCGCAGACAAATCGGCCCTTGCGAGTCAAGTTGGGGATTGACCCCACAGGTGCAGATCTCCACTTAGGCCATAGTATCCCAGTCCGAAAGTTGCGGGCATTTCAGGATGCCGGTCATACAGCTGTCCTCATCATTGGTGATTTTACCGCTCGCATCGGCGATCCCACCGGTAAATCGGAGGTGCGCCAGCAACTGACACCGGCACAAGTGGCGCAGAATGCCCAAACTTATCTCGAACAAGTGCGCCCAATTCTGGATTTTGATACGCCCGGACGGCTGGAAATTCGCTATAACTCAGAGTGGCTCTCCAAGCTGGATCTGGCCAAGATTATGGATTTGCTATCCACGATGACTGTAGGACAGATGTTGGCCAAAGAGGGTTTTGCCCTGCGCTACGAGAAAGAAAGCCCTATTTATCTGCACGAGTTTCTCTACCCGTTGATGCAGGGTTATGACTCTGTGGCAATTGAGGCGGATGTGGAGTTGGGAGGAACAGACCAGAAGTTTAATATTGCTGTCGGCAGAGATTTGCAAAGATATTTCGGTTTATCGCCTCAGTTTGGAATGTTGATGCCAATTTTGATCGGTACTGATGGCGTGCAGAAAATGTCGAAGTCTCTGGGCAATTATGTGGGTTTGCGGGAAGATGCGCTGACAATGTACCAAAAGCTGCGACAAACGCCAGATATTTTGGTGGAGCAGTATTTTGAGTTATTGACGAATATCCCTTTAGATACATTGCCAGAAAATCCACGCGATCGCCAAATTCTTCTGGCTTTGGATATCGTTACCCAGTATCACGGCAAGGAAGCTGCCGAAAAAGCTAAAGAAGATGCGGAAAAAATAGCTCGCGGTAAGACGGAACAAGCCGAAGCATTACCCGAATTTTCCCTAGAAAATATCCAGTTTCCCGCTAAATTGTTCTATATCGTCAGTGCCAGCAAACTGTGTAAAAGCAGTTCGGAAGCTCGACAGAAGATTCAAGAGGGAGGAGTGCGACTGGATGGCGAAAAGGTGACAGATGTAAATCTTAGCTTTGATTCTCCAGCTTCTTTGCAAGGACGGGTGTTGCAAGTTGGCAAAAATAAGTTTGTCCGCTTGGTCAATCCAAATTAG